The following proteins are encoded in a genomic region of Fervidobacterium pennivorans DSM 9078:
- the deoC gene encoding deoxyribose-phosphate aldolase — protein sequence MDVKKVVLEKLEEFKENYKPEIVEINLKNTSLNEYIDHTNLKPTATTAEIETLCKEALDYKFKGVCVNPSFVPMVAQRLKGSQVLTVTVIGFPLGATSTYAKVEETKWAVENGAQEVDMVIHIGKLKEGDYEYVYNDIKSVVEVAKVPVKVIIETCFLTDEEKIAACVLSRLAGAAFVKTSTGFGTGGAKFEDVQLMRWAVEGKIEVKASGGVRTYEDAIKMLTAGATRIGTSSGVAIVTNKAPVQGGY from the coding sequence ATGGATGTAAAAAAGGTTGTGCTGGAGAAATTGGAAGAATTCAAAGAAAATTACAAGCCAGAAATCGTTGAGATAAATTTAAAGAACACATCACTCAACGAATATATCGACCATACAAATCTCAAACCTACTGCCACAACAGCAGAGATAGAAACGCTTTGCAAGGAAGCTCTTGACTACAAATTCAAAGGTGTTTGTGTTAACCCTTCGTTTGTTCCTATGGTAGCACAAAGACTGAAAGGTAGCCAAGTTCTCACAGTTACGGTTATCGGTTTCCCGCTGGGAGCCACCAGTACTTACGCTAAGGTAGAGGAGACAAAATGGGCTGTTGAAAATGGGGCTCAAGAAGTAGATATGGTAATCCACATAGGCAAATTGAAAGAGGGAGATTACGAATACGTCTACAACGATATAAAATCTGTTGTTGAGGTTGCGAAAGTTCCTGTCAAAGTTATTATCGAAACATGTTTCTTAACGGACGAAGAGAAAATTGCAGCATGTGTACTTTCAAGACTTGCCGGTGCCGCTTTCGTGAAGACATCTACAGGTTTCGGAACAGGTGGCGCAAAGTTTGAGGATGTCCAACTCATGCGATGGGCAGTTGAGGGTAAGATAGAAGTTAAAGCATCTGGTGGTGTACGAACCTACGAAGATGCGATAAAAATGCTTACGGCAGGGGCTACGAGAATCGGAACGAGCTCAGGTGTTGCGATAGTTACAAATAAAGCTCCTGTACAGGGTGGATATTGA
- the glgD gene encoding glucose-1-phosphate adenylyltransferase subunit GlgD — protein sequence MKVLGLILAGGKSDALGKLVYKRASAAVPVFGKYRAIDFTLSNMVNSGIYKVGVLTQYNPRSLMDHLGSGKEWDLDRKHGGLYILQPYIGMTGEYWYRGTADAIFQNTTMLRRGDEDYVLIGSGDHIYKMLYDDLFRYHFAKSADITLLVKELDDTYDITQYGTVVTESDGRIVEIKEKVQNPPTRKAFLGVYFINKYLLLELLYDTVPAGKYDLLLDVVIPNLSKLRVYAYEFKGYWRNVKKGINEYYKMNMEVLNSQALREELFIKYGKVYTKLKDYPPAKYTNTAKVSNSIIADGCIISGNVKNSVLFRGVVVKAGARVENSIVMQDTVIEEGAIVKNAIIDKNCVIRAEQMLVGDFEPVVLEKWMVV from the coding sequence ATGAAAGTGCTAGGCTTGATTTTGGCTGGTGGTAAAAGTGATGCTCTGGGTAAGCTCGTGTATAAAAGGGCAAGTGCCGCAGTTCCAGTATTTGGAAAATACAGAGCAATAGATTTCACACTAAGTAACATGGTGAATTCCGGGATATACAAAGTAGGCGTTCTAACACAATACAATCCAAGAAGTCTGATGGACCACCTCGGCTCTGGGAAAGAATGGGACCTCGATAGAAAGCACGGGGGACTTTACATACTGCAGCCTTACATTGGTATGACTGGTGAATACTGGTACCGAGGGACTGCGGACGCTATCTTTCAAAACACAACAATGCTTCGTAGGGGCGATGAGGATTACGTCTTAATAGGCTCAGGTGACCATATATACAAAATGCTTTACGACGACTTGTTCAGATACCATTTTGCGAAAAGTGCAGACATTACGTTGCTTGTTAAAGAACTGGATGACACATACGATATAACCCAGTATGGAACAGTTGTTACGGAATCTGATGGAAGGATTGTAGAAATAAAAGAAAAAGTCCAAAACCCACCGACTCGAAAAGCCTTCTTAGGAGTTTACTTTATCAACAAATATCTGCTACTCGAGCTTCTGTATGACACAGTTCCAGCAGGTAAATACGATTTACTTCTGGATGTTGTTATACCAAATCTTTCGAAACTCCGCGTATACGCGTACGAATTCAAAGGATATTGGAGAAATGTCAAAAAAGGTATCAACGAATATTACAAGATGAATATGGAAGTTTTAAACAGTCAAGCGCTTCGTGAGGAACTTTTCATCAAATACGGTAAAGTTTACACTAAGCTAAAAGACTATCCACCTGCTAAATATACCAATACTGCGAAAGTGAGCAATTCAATAATAGCGGATGGTTGTATAATCTCAGGTAACGTTAAGAATTCTGTATTGTTCAGAGGTGTTGTTGTAAAAGCAGGTGCAAGAGTTGAAAACTCCATTGTAATGCAGGACACGGTAATTGAAGAAGGTGCAATCGTTAAAAATGCGATAATAGATAAAAACTGTGTAATTAGGGCTGAACAGATGCTTGTCGGAGACTTTGAGCCCGTTGTACTCGAAAAGTGGATGGTAGTCTGA
- a CDS encoding glucose-1-phosphate adenylyltransferase has translation MTNVVALILAGGQGTRLGVLTEKIPKPAVQFGGKYRIIDFTLSNCVNSGIYRVGVLAQYRPHLLNKHIGIGKPWDLDRKGGGVTILQPYSTLTESVWYKGTADAVYQNIEFVDEYNPEYVVVLSGDHIYSMDYSEFVYYHVSKGALATIACMEVPISEAYRFGIMVTDIDYKIVDFQEKPKQPKSNLASLGIYVFNWDFIKQVLIEDAKDETSEHDFGKNVIPKILSTERVYAFPFEGYWQDVGTIMSYWETNLELVRPIPPFNIHDPNWRIYTRSEEMQPAYISPSGEVRNSIISEGCEIYGLVENSIISQGVIIGQNTVVRNSVIMTKVEIGDNVIIEDAIIAENTIIKNGCKIGLGEYAESKYDKKVYNSHITVIGMDSIVEDDCEFGKNVVIGNDKVIPKGTKIESGGYFM, from the coding sequence ATGACAAATGTAGTTGCGCTGATACTTGCTGGTGGACAAGGTACACGATTAGGTGTATTGACTGAGAAGATTCCCAAACCTGCTGTTCAATTTGGAGGGAAGTACAGGATAATAGACTTCACACTGAGCAACTGTGTTAACTCAGGTATCTACAGGGTGGGGGTTCTTGCACAGTACAGACCTCACTTACTAAACAAACATATTGGAATTGGTAAGCCTTGGGACTTAGATAGAAAAGGCGGAGGAGTGACGATACTCCAACCTTATTCTACGTTGACGGAGAGTGTTTGGTACAAAGGTACCGCGGATGCTGTTTATCAGAACATAGAATTTGTAGATGAATACAATCCTGAATATGTTGTAGTTCTATCAGGTGATCACATATACTCGATGGATTACAGCGAGTTTGTTTATTACCACGTGTCAAAGGGCGCATTGGCGACGATAGCTTGTATGGAAGTCCCAATTTCCGAAGCGTATAGGTTTGGTATCATGGTAACCGATATCGATTACAAGATTGTCGACTTCCAAGAAAAGCCAAAACAACCAAAATCGAATCTTGCCTCACTTGGTATCTATGTTTTCAACTGGGATTTCATAAAGCAGGTGCTTATCGAAGATGCAAAAGATGAGACAAGTGAGCACGATTTCGGAAAGAACGTAATTCCAAAGATTTTATCTACAGAAAGGGTTTACGCATTCCCATTTGAAGGTTACTGGCAAGATGTGGGAACAATTATGTCTTACTGGGAGACGAATTTAGAACTTGTCAGACCCATTCCGCCATTCAATATACATGACCCGAACTGGAGAATATATACAAGGTCCGAAGAGATGCAACCAGCGTATATATCTCCAAGTGGTGAGGTAAGAAATTCAATCATTAGCGAAGGTTGTGAAATATACGGCTTAGTTGAAAACAGTATCATTTCACAAGGTGTAATTATCGGACAAAACACCGTTGTCAGAAACAGTGTGATAATGACAAAGGTAGAAATTGGTGATAATGTGATAATTGAAGATGCAATTATTGCGGAAAACACAATTATCAAAAACGGGTGTAAAATAGGATTAGGAGAATACGCTGAAAGCAAATATGATAAAAAGGTATACAATTCACACATAACTGTCATTGGAATGGATTCAATAGTTGAGGACGATTGTGAGTTTGGTAAAAACGTAGTCATCGGTAACGATAAAGTTATTCCAAAGGGTACCAAGATAGAAAGTGGTGGTTATTTCATGTGA
- a CDS encoding DUF4899 domain-containing protein: MDLYFIKVRARSKGTAEEIVGYFFGKTNGAPDFDFLVVPFRYSEIIDNITLDEDIREFKEKIEEAKQKVKELPGVYDVTIAFLAYLNNMMNRRGKIPLGIEFSTALKENDTEILKVIIGDLFEEWSPKMEIFVKAEGMLLEEYSAYTFLSMQEDVSDENVTKAYTRPDVADLPEVFPVIDPINGAPIIQFDVGDKIPVVILNPGKYEKQIREKFPNFDKDKLSIEAILLSKELIRVKGGDLYLIKVELDEGLVAKSLVSPALKILSDETYFAKKKRQREYEPKEKHEKYLKTIKVEIPSTTGTELLISLMTTLLITGALLIIVYLFTK; encoded by the coding sequence GTGGACCTTTACTTCATAAAAGTGAGGGCACGCAGTAAGGGAACAGCGGAAGAAATAGTTGGGTATTTCTTTGGAAAGACCAATGGAGCACCAGATTTTGACTTTCTGGTAGTTCCTTTTCGTTATTCTGAGATTATAGATAACATTACTTTGGATGAAGACATTAGAGAATTTAAGGAGAAAATTGAAGAAGCGAAACAAAAAGTAAAGGAATTACCGGGTGTTTACGACGTTACTATAGCATTCCTTGCGTATCTTAACAACATGATGAATCGCCGTGGGAAGATACCTTTGGGTATAGAATTTTCTACCGCATTAAAAGAAAATGACACCGAGATACTTAAAGTTATCATTGGCGATTTATTCGAAGAATGGAGCCCGAAGATGGAAATCTTTGTGAAAGCTGAAGGAATGCTTTTAGAAGAATACTCAGCTTACACTTTCCTTTCCATGCAGGAAGATGTTTCCGATGAAAACGTAACAAAGGCTTACACACGACCTGACGTGGCAGATTTACCGGAGGTCTTCCCCGTTATCGACCCTATCAACGGTGCTCCGATTATACAATTTGATGTTGGAGACAAAATCCCAGTTGTAATTCTTAATCCTGGCAAATACGAAAAACAAATCCGTGAGAAATTTCCAAATTTTGACAAAGATAAGCTTTCCATAGAAGCAATACTTTTGAGCAAAGAGCTTATTCGAGTAAAAGGTGGCGATCTTTATCTGATAAAAGTTGAGTTGGACGAGGGATTAGTAGCAAAATCACTTGTGAGTCCGGCTCTGAAAATTCTTAGTGATGAAACATACTTTGCTAAAAAGAAAAGACAGCGTGAATATGAACCGAAGGAAAAACATGAAAAATACCTAAAAACCATCAAAGTTGAAATACCTTCCACAACAGGCACTGAGCTGCTTATCTCGCTCATGACTACTCTTTTAATCACGGGTGCTTTGCTTATTATCGTCTATCTATTTACTAAGTAG
- a CDS encoding 2-C-methyl-D-erythritol 2,4-cyclodiphosphate synthase, translating to MQTTVVNKDNIDKVVGLIYEEKKAFYDELFGGNAPKYLKKAFESDIPPFLKKNCIVLQDGENVKAVLLYATKAEFRHGYQRWFRVLGLKIVPVGAKMIYIIERILLDFSTDDLYIVSLAGEHKELLLYRFIKSSRYKKVIVDTIESDLYERFNFTEKSQIHPKLKRFSKFCDYHTLTGLGWDTHPLVQGRKLILGGVQIQSQLGLHGHSDADVLCHALIDSLLGVSLKKDIGVLFPEDDENKGRSSLEMLEIVVQTVNKSGFFPSSADCVIISPIKLKDYREKISEKLESVLGCPVSIKFKSGNGVYPESEMKGITAICVTNVDKI from the coding sequence TTGCAAACGACGGTTGTAAATAAAGACAATATCGACAAGGTAGTAGGTTTAATATACGAAGAAAAGAAGGCGTTCTACGATGAACTTTTCGGGGGAAATGCACCTAAATACTTGAAAAAGGCTTTCGAATCTGATATACCACCTTTTTTAAAGAAGAATTGTATCGTGCTCCAAGATGGAGAGAACGTAAAAGCAGTTCTATTGTATGCAACCAAGGCAGAATTTCGTCACGGATACCAAAGGTGGTTTCGTGTACTTGGATTAAAGATAGTACCTGTAGGAGCAAAGATGATTTACATTATAGAAAGGATATTGCTTGATTTCTCAACTGATGATTTGTATATCGTATCGTTGGCTGGAGAACATAAAGAACTGCTTTTGTATAGGTTTATCAAATCCAGTAGGTACAAGAAAGTAATAGTCGATACAATAGAGTCTGACCTATACGAACGTTTCAATTTTACCGAGAAGTCACAGATTCACCCAAAATTAAAGCGCTTTTCCAAATTTTGCGATTACCACACATTAACAGGTCTGGGATGGGATACTCATCCACTTGTTCAGGGAAGGAAATTAATACTCGGTGGAGTTCAGATACAATCTCAGCTGGGTCTTCATGGCCATTCCGATGCGGATGTCCTCTGCCATGCGCTTATCGATAGTCTACTTGGAGTATCTTTGAAAAAAGACATAGGAGTGCTCTTTCCAGAAGATGACGAAAACAAAGGACGGAGTAGCTTGGAGATGCTTGAAATAGTTGTTCAAACTGTTAACAAGAGCGGTTTCTTCCCATCATCCGCAGATTGTGTTATAATTTCACCGATTAAGCTGAAAGATTATCGGGAAAAGATATCGGAAAAGCTCGAAAGTGTTTTAGGTTGCCCGGTTTCGATAAAGTTCAAATCCGGCAACGGAGTGTACCCTGAGTCTGAAATGAAGGGAATAACCGCAATATGTGTAACCAATGTTGATAAGATTTGA
- the frr gene encoding ribosome recycling factor — MVNSFLKQTEEKMKKSVEKIAEELKHLRTGRATPAVLEEIKVDYYGVPTPVLQLAQVTTEERQLIVKPWERNLLSAIEKAILASDLGLTPVNDGTVVRINFPTPTTEQRQKWVKKAKEIVEEGKIAVRNIRRDVLKDIKDAKKEGKMSEDDEKRLEKEIQNLTDKYIAELDKLFEKKEKEIMEF; from the coding sequence ATGGTGAATTCCTTCCTGAAACAAACAGAAGAAAAGATGAAAAAATCTGTCGAAAAGATTGCAGAAGAACTTAAACACCTAAGAACAGGAAGGGCAACGCCCGCTGTTCTTGAGGAGATTAAAGTAGATTACTACGGTGTCCCAACTCCCGTTCTTCAACTCGCCCAAGTGACAACGGAAGAAAGGCAACTCATAGTCAAACCTTGGGAAAGGAACCTACTGTCTGCGATAGAAAAGGCGATTCTTGCAAGTGATTTGGGACTTACACCTGTAAACGATGGAACCGTTGTGAGAATTAACTTTCCAACACCAACAACAGAACAAAGGCAAAAATGGGTCAAAAAGGCTAAGGAAATTGTGGAAGAAGGAAAAATAGCCGTTAGAAATATCAGAAGAGATGTGCTGAAAGATATCAAAGATGCTAAGAAAGAAGGAAAGATGTCCGAAGATGATGAAAAAAGGCTTGAAAAAGAAATACAAAACCTCACAGACAAATATATAGCCGAGTTGGATAAATTATTCGAAAAGAAAGAAAAGGAGATAATGGAATTCTGA
- the uppS gene encoding polyprenyl diphosphate synthase: MPGEQQPLTHIAFIMDGNGRWAKRQGKPRTYGHYVGAYKIEDVVRWCAERGVKYATFYAFSTENWKRPPEEVNFILGLLVEKIGEFYERMAKEHVRLRFIGRIHELPEPVKQKCYEYEEKTKEFDRIQAILALNYGGRAEIIDAVKKVLESRVHPQDLNDEIFRNYLYAPDIPDPDLIIRTSGEMRISNFLIWQGAYSELYFSELLWPDFNEEELDRAIESYKRRERRFGGING; this comes from the coding sequence ATGCCCGGAGAACAGCAACCACTAACGCATATCGCATTCATAATGGACGGAAATGGTCGATGGGCTAAGCGTCAAGGAAAGCCTCGAACATACGGTCATTACGTTGGAGCATACAAAATAGAAGACGTTGTTCGATGGTGCGCTGAACGTGGCGTGAAGTACGCCACGTTCTATGCGTTTTCAACAGAGAACTGGAAACGACCACCTGAGGAAGTTAATTTTATATTAGGCTTACTCGTTGAAAAAATAGGTGAATTCTACGAACGCATGGCAAAAGAGCATGTAAGATTACGATTCATTGGAAGGATTCACGAACTTCCCGAGCCTGTTAAACAAAAGTGTTACGAGTACGAGGAAAAGACAAAGGAGTTTGATAGAATACAAGCGATACTCGCTTTAAACTACGGTGGTAGAGCGGAAATCATAGATGCGGTGAAGAAAGTCTTGGAATCAAGGGTTCATCCTCAAGATCTGAACGATGAAATCTTTAGAAATTATCTCTACGCACCGGATATTCCAGATCCGGATCTAATAATAAGAACCTCCGGTGAAATGAGAATTAGCAACTTTTTGATATGGCAAGGTGCGTACAGTGAACTGTATTTCAGTGAACTTCTTTGGCCCGATTTTAATGAAGAAGAGCTCGACAGGGCGATAGAATCTTACAAACGGCGGGAGCGACGCTTCGGGGGGATAAACGGTTAA
- a CDS encoding phosphatidate cytidylyltransferase, giving the protein MQGQNNTNKSMEKNNSLKKETIKRVISAFIVAPFVVFCFVSYPSLVGLVATIVMISSGEFFFVTLKKHDPWLSIIYTALVTTYPVLYGIAFRSNPMELLAVVFMVGAIFALSRVKNKEIITEVYFAYSVALIYISFLLSFFIPLYDKHGAAIALLTLTLSWSYDSFAYAFGMTMGKHKFGSYYSPNKSWEGFYGGVFGTFVYILIYQFVANSVFKSHMHIDLLLALILAFVTGIFDTFGDIFESSIKRHYGVKHMGNLMPGHGGMLDRIDGLLFMTPVVYTVLNLFY; this is encoded by the coding sequence ATGCAGGGGCAAAACAACACTAATAAGAGTATGGAAAAGAACAATTCGTTGAAAAAAGAGACTATAAAAAGAGTTATAAGCGCTTTCATAGTTGCACCATTTGTCGTATTTTGTTTTGTATCATATCCAAGCTTGGTTGGGCTTGTTGCAACCATTGTAATGATATCTTCTGGGGAATTTTTCTTTGTCACGTTGAAAAAACATGATCCCTGGCTTTCTATAATTTACACAGCTTTGGTAACAACTTATCCAGTCCTTTATGGTATTGCGTTCCGCAGCAATCCAATGGAGTTGTTAGCTGTCGTTTTTATGGTTGGAGCAATCTTCGCACTAAGCAGAGTTAAGAATAAAGAGATAATAACGGAAGTTTACTTTGCGTATTCTGTAGCTTTGATTTACATAAGCTTTTTGCTTTCGTTTTTCATCCCGTTGTATGATAAACATGGGGCAGCAATTGCGCTACTCACACTAACACTTTCTTGGTCTTACGACAGTTTTGCCTACGCATTTGGTATGACTATGGGCAAGCACAAATTCGGAAGCTATTACAGTCCGAACAAAAGTTGGGAAGGATTCTATGGTGGAGTATTTGGAACGTTTGTTTACATCTTGATTTACCAATTTGTTGCGAACAGTGTTTTTAAATCTCATATGCACATAGATCTTTTGTTGGCACTCATACTTGCTTTCGTGACCGGAATCTTCGATACATTTGGAGACATATTTGAATCTTCTATAAAAAGACATTACGGTGTTAAACACATGGGCAACCTTATGCCAGGACATGGAGGAATGCTCGATAGAATCGATGGACTGTTGTTCATGACTCCCGTTGTTTACACGGTTTTGAATCTGTTCTATTAA
- the alaS gene encoding alanine--tRNA ligase, with protein MKYMTSDEIREAFLSFFESKGHKRLPSASLIPDDPQLMFTVAGMVPFKPIFWGKVEPVYTRVTTCQKCVRTNDIENVGRTPRHHTFFEMLGNFSFGDYFKKEAIEWAWEFVTKVLEMPEEKLWVTIYEYDDEAFEIWKSIGVPEHKIIRMGKEDNFWGPAGPTGPCGPCSEIHYDTGLEVPVKDGGIPTPANTDGRFIEIWNLVFTEFYQDEEGNLHPLPRKNIDTGAGLERISAMMQGVLWNFDTDLFAPIIERIQNVLNVKYKEDPKKDVSIRVIADHVRAVTFMIADGVLPSNEGRGYVLRRVLRRALRHGVLLGAKEPFLYKIVESVVQKMGHVYPEIVEKRSFVENIVKGEELKFIMNLSRGLELVQKIIETKGKITAEDAFKLYDTYGFPIDILRDIAQENNYELDEKGFEAYLQQQRERSRKAQGEVEFAQKTGYETLEIETVFVGYETMESEGTVVKIRKDNEFVDNIESPEPVQCELVLDVTPFYAEKGGQVSDKGTITWEGGKFEVEYVYNPVEGIIVHRGKLTGKLSVGQKVFSKVDPIRKWTMRNHTATHLLHAALRKVLGTHVRQAGSLVEPERLRFDFTHYQALTKEQITAIEDLVNEVILSAIPVVTEVKSYDEAVKEGAMALFEEKYGDYVRVVKVGNFSEELCGGTHVKNTGEIGLFKIVSESAVSAGVRRIEAITGFNSLAYVRKQDEILENLKDKLEAPINELVMKVEKLIEERKSLERELANLKKKLVNPESVASNVKSWNNVNYVSAVFEEIDPEVLKELTDEVSERIKGVVLLISRLGEKVVFTVKVPKELTNEYHAGNIAKAVAKILGGGGGGSPTFAQAGGKLPQSIPEALEMFEKIIRKEVQ; from the coding sequence ATGAAATACATGACCAGTGACGAGATACGAGAAGCGTTTCTTTCTTTCTTTGAGAGCAAAGGACACAAACGGTTACCGAGTGCATCGCTCATACCGGATGACCCACAACTCATGTTCACCGTTGCTGGTATGGTTCCGTTCAAACCTATCTTCTGGGGAAAGGTTGAACCTGTTTACACTAGGGTTACAACCTGTCAAAAATGTGTTCGAACAAATGATATAGAGAACGTCGGAAGGACTCCTAGACACCACACATTCTTCGAAATGCTTGGTAACTTTTCTTTTGGTGATTACTTCAAAAAAGAAGCAATTGAATGGGCATGGGAATTTGTGACGAAAGTTCTTGAGATGCCAGAGGAAAAACTCTGGGTAACAATTTACGAATACGACGATGAAGCTTTCGAGATTTGGAAGAGTATAGGTGTTCCAGAACACAAAATAATCAGAATGGGAAAAGAGGACAACTTCTGGGGACCAGCAGGTCCTACAGGTCCATGTGGACCATGTTCTGAAATTCATTACGATACAGGTCTTGAAGTGCCTGTCAAAGATGGAGGTATACCAACACCGGCCAATACCGACGGAAGGTTTATTGAAATCTGGAACCTAGTTTTCACAGAATTCTACCAAGACGAGGAGGGCAACCTCCATCCGCTTCCGAGGAAAAACATAGACACAGGTGCAGGGCTTGAAAGAATCTCTGCGATGATGCAAGGAGTGCTTTGGAATTTCGATACAGACCTGTTTGCACCAATCATCGAAAGAATACAAAATGTCCTGAACGTTAAATACAAGGAAGATCCGAAAAAAGATGTTTCCATAAGGGTTATTGCTGACCATGTTAGAGCGGTCACATTCATGATAGCTGATGGTGTCCTTCCATCGAACGAAGGAAGAGGTTACGTACTAAGAAGGGTTCTCAGAAGGGCTTTAAGACACGGGGTTCTTCTTGGTGCAAAAGAGCCGTTCCTTTACAAGATAGTTGAAAGCGTTGTTCAAAAAATGGGACATGTGTACCCCGAAATAGTGGAAAAACGCAGTTTTGTTGAAAACATAGTCAAAGGCGAAGAACTCAAATTCATTATGAATCTTTCAAGAGGTCTTGAACTTGTTCAAAAAATTATCGAGACAAAGGGAAAAATAACTGCAGAAGATGCATTCAAGCTGTATGATACATACGGCTTCCCAATAGATATCCTGCGTGATATTGCACAAGAAAACAACTATGAACTCGATGAAAAAGGCTTTGAAGCATACTTACAACAGCAACGCGAAAGGTCAAGAAAAGCACAGGGGGAGGTCGAATTTGCACAAAAGACAGGTTACGAAACGCTCGAGATAGAGACCGTTTTCGTGGGTTACGAAACAATGGAGTCCGAAGGAACAGTTGTAAAAATCAGAAAAGATAATGAATTTGTCGATAATATAGAATCTCCCGAACCAGTCCAGTGCGAGCTGGTCTTGGATGTCACACCATTCTATGCCGAAAAAGGTGGACAGGTGTCAGACAAGGGAACTATCACCTGGGAAGGTGGCAAATTCGAAGTTGAATATGTCTATAACCCAGTGGAAGGTATTATTGTCCACAGAGGAAAATTAACAGGAAAACTCAGTGTAGGTCAGAAGGTCTTCTCCAAAGTTGACCCTATCAGAAAATGGACGATGAGAAACCACACTGCCACACACTTACTCCACGCAGCACTAAGAAAAGTTTTGGGAACTCACGTACGTCAAGCAGGTTCGCTCGTTGAACCTGAAAGATTGAGATTTGACTTCACACACTACCAAGCACTAACGAAAGAGCAGATAACAGCGATAGAAGACCTGGTGAATGAGGTAATACTTAGTGCTATTCCAGTTGTTACGGAAGTGAAGAGCTACGATGAGGCTGTTAAAGAAGGTGCTATGGCGCTCTTTGAAGAAAAATACGGAGATTACGTAAGGGTTGTAAAAGTGGGCAATTTCAGTGAGGAACTCTGTGGTGGAACGCACGTCAAGAACACAGGTGAAATTGGGCTATTTAAAATAGTATCGGAGAGTGCAGTAAGTGCGGGCGTTAGAAGGATAGAAGCAATTACTGGATTCAATTCGCTTGCATACGTGCGCAAGCAAGACGAGATATTAGAAAACCTAAAAGACAAACTTGAAGCACCGATTAACGAATTAGTAATGAAAGTGGAAAAACTCATAGAAGAAAGGAAGTCATTGGAGCGCGAACTTGCAAACCTTAAGAAAAAGCTTGTCAATCCAGAGAGCGTAGCAAGTAATGTGAAAAGTTGGAACAACGTAAATTACGTATCCGCTGTGTTTGAAGAGATTGACCCAGAGGTTCTAAAAGAACTGACAGACGAGGTTTCTGAAAGAATCAAAGGGGTTGTCTTACTCATTTCCAGACTTGGGGAAAAAGTTGTCTTCACGGTGAAAGTGCCAAAAGAATTGACCAACGAATACCATGCTGGGAACATTGCCAAAGCTGTAGCAAAAATCCTTGGTGGTGGCGGTGGCGGAAGTCCAACGTTTGCACAAGCTGGAGGGAAGTTACCACAAAGTATACCAGAGGCATTGGAAATGTTTGAAAAGATAATAAGAAAGGAAGTGCAGTGA